Part of the Aggregatilinea lenta genome, CTATTCGGCCCAGGCTGGATCTTGTGCGGCCTGCGCCATATCGGCACGGCGTTCGTCGATGTGTTGCAGCACGTCAATGGGTTCGATGTCGCCGATGAACATCGCCGACAAATCCTGACCGATTTCCATCCACTGAGGGTTCAGATAGTTAACAGCGGTCTGATAAACGGTTCCCCGCTTATCGGCATAGGCATCAAAAAAGGCCTGTTCTTCCTCACTGTACTTGGATGTCACCCCGGTGAAGTTGAGCGAGGCGAATTCCGGCGTGTTGTCGATCATGTATTGCAGGTTTTCGGGGCGCGCGAGGAAACGCAGGTATTCTTTGGCTTCCTCAATATGCTCCGAACCGGAGTAGATAAACTTGCTGGGGCCAGCGGGGTTCACATTGAGCAGTTGGTTGTCGGCCAGCGGCATCACGAAAAATCCGAAGGTTGAGGCAGGCACGCCAAATTCGGTCTCAACGATGTTGACGAAGGCTGATTGCCGCACGGTCATCGCATACTCACCGTTCGCCATAAATTCTGGTCCGTCGGCGTATGCATCCGCCATAGCGAATTCCCCAAAGAATCCCAAGTCATACATTTCCTTGAGCTGCGTCAAGGCCGTGAGCATAGTGGCATCGTCAGCGAAGATCGCTTCATTGGCGTTCAGCTCATCGGCCAGACCGGGGGTCATTTCTTCGTAGCGCGGGCCGAGTTCGGGGAACCACAGCACGTGGTGCCAGCCGTCCGAAATAGGCTCGTAAATGGGGGCGATGTCTGCATCCAGAATAGCCTGGCAGACCGCTTTGAATTCTTCATAGGTGGTAGGAACGCTCAAGCCCAGGTCGGCAAAGATTTCTTTGTTGTAGACGATGATCCAGGACGCCGAAGTATCCCACAACGTCATGCCATAGACCTTGCCATCGACAGTGACTTGGTCAGTCACCAGCGGATCCTGCCGGGCAACCCATTCTTCATCCGAGAGATCCACACCGTTTTTGGTGATGTCATAGTTAACGGCCAGATCGGTTTTACCACTCTGTCCGCCAAAAATATCGGGGGCCTCACCGGTATTCAGCTTGGTTTGCAGGACACTAAAGTACTGATCGGACGGGATAATCTGGTAATCGATGTGGATACCGGTTTCATCCTCGAACTTAGCGGCCAGATCCAACTCGGATTGTTTGATCCAGTCCTGGCTGGCTAAGTAGGTGATCGTGGTGGCCCGTCTGGCATCGGCGCGGGAGATGGACCCAAACGCAGGGCCGACAAGCGCCAACACGACAAACAGGGTGACGAGGACAAGCGTTAGTTTTTTCATGCGAACAAAACCCCTTTTTTGTTTTAATTGGCGAAGAGAACTGATGATGGGTGTTCGAACGAGGGCGGTTGTGTGTCATACCTCCTTTTGAAACCGCCCAGACGTTTCGCGGACGACCAGTTGTGGTGGGACAAGGATTTGTTGAACGCCGGATGTGCCTTCTGCGATTTGGTGCATGAGCATTTTAGCCGCCTGGTAGCCCACCTGGTGAAACGGAAAATCGACTGAACTGAGCAACGGGTGAAGCAGGTTAGCGATCTTGCCAGGTCCTATCCCGACAATGGAAAAATCTTTGGGAACAGAGCGATTCCGCTCTTGCAAAGCCCGGATCAGGCCGACCACCGTCCCACTATAGGCCATGACCATAGCCGTCAGGTCTGGCGCTTCATCCAGCAGATCGCAAGCCGCTTGATAGGCGTATTGAACGCCAAAATCGACGTGACGGTAATAGAGGGGCAGACTATACTGACGCGCGACCCGTTCGTATCCGGTTTGCAACCAGTGGGCCGAGGAAAGCTCGCGTTCATGCTTGCTTGCTGGAAAACCTAGAAAGCCGATCTGCTGGTGACCGAGCGCGATCAGATGCTCAAATGCCTGAATCACGGCCCCTTCCAGGTCCAGATCGATGTAACTCAAGTCTTTGTTATCGGCACAGCGCCCGATCATCACGAACGGACAGTCACTGCTGCGCAGTAGTTGGACGCGCCAGTCTTCCAATGTAGTTTCCATCAGAACAATGCCCCGAAGCTGGCCGGTGCGATAGAGATCGAGCATCTCAGGCGCGGATAGGTCGCGTGTCAGCAGATTGAGCGCGAAATTTTCCTCTCCGGCAGCGCTTGAAGCCCCCAAGATGAAGTCCAGTTCAATATCCGTGACTTCCAGCCGCGTTTGCGATAGCAGCGGGTAGTGCAGTGAAATGGTATTAGTTTTACTCTGCTGAACCGTCTGCACATACGGGGTATAGCCCAGTTCGTTAATCACTCGTTGAACACGGACGCGCGTTTTTTTGGCGACATCAGGTTTATTATTCAGCACGCGCGAGACAGTGGAAATGGACACACCGGCAGCTTTGGCAACATCGGCAATGCTGATTTCGGATTGTTCGTCAGTCTCAGGCCCAAAGAGTGGCATCATCAAAGGTTTTCCCGATCATCGGCAGTTTCTTGCTAGCATTTCGGTACTCTACCGATAGAGTATCATGAAAAGAATCAAGATGTCAACGAAGGGATGCATTTCAAATCTGCGGCGAGATTTCAAGCGGTAGCCTGCGTTCCTCGGAAAGCCCTCACCGCTTACAGCGCTGTGATTTCTGGATCTGGATAAGCGGGAGATACTGTATGGAATGGGAGAGCAAATTACTACGAGGAGGTCCTCTTTACGCATGGGTCATAGAGAAGTTAAAGGTCCGTGGCGAATCGGTCAGTCGTAGCGTCGCAGCCCTTATCGGTATTGCTCTTTTTGCCCGTAGTCAGTCCGCTGATTCGGGATCGTTAGCCAAAAAGCGCATGGTGGCTGCCCCCGCAGCAGCCACTCTGGTCGCTCAGGCAGAGGCGACTTCATCCCCTCCCCCACTGTCGACGGAATCTGCGGGCAAAGAAACCTCGTCCAAATCCATTGCGGAACTAATGGACTTTTTGGCCAACAACGATCCGTATCCAGGACACAGGGGCTTAAATATATCTCTGGTTACGAAGGGATAGAGCTTGCTCTACCCGGTAAGGGCAATTCATGAATTGCCCCACCAAACAAACGAGCGATGCAAGCATCGCCCCCACGAAAAACCACCGGCTTACTTCTGCGTCACTGTACTGGCGGAATGTGTCAAGTTATGTTTATGGAAAGGGGTACAAGTCGAGTTCAGAGTATGCCAAACATAGCCCATGCTCAGACCAGAAACACCCCGTTTTCCAGCACCATGCGCCCGTCGAGGTAAATCGCACCCTCGCCGCGCAGATCCTTCACAATATCCCAGTGCAGTGCGGACTGGTTGATTCCGCCGCACTCGTGGTAGGCGCGGCCCAGCGCCAGATGAATCGTGCCGCCGATCTTCTCGTCGTACAGGATATCGTACGAATAGCGGTCGATCCCGAAGTTCGTGCCAACGCCGAATTCACCCAGGCGGCGCGCGCCGTCATCCATGTGCACGATCCGGTCGAGCAGGTCCTGGTTGTCGTCCGCCGTGGCGCGCACGACCTCCCCGCCCTTGAATTCCAGGCGGATGCCGGGGATCAGCTTGCCCGAAGACACGCCCGGAAACTCGAAGAAGATCTGCCCCTCGGCGCTATCGTCCACAGGCGCAGTGAAGATCTCGCCGTCGGGCATGTTCAGCGTACCGTCGCCTACTTCGTAGGTCCGGCCCCGCGTCGAAAACGTGATATCCGTCTCGCGCCCGACGATGCGCACCTGTTGCGCCGCTTCGAAGACATCCTTCAGTTCGCGGTAGCGCCGGGCTTCTTCCGCCCAATCACGTAACGTCGCGCTAAAGAAGAATTCCATCATATCGTCGAGGCTGGTCCCAGCAGCCTGCGCAAACGACTCGTTCGGCACGCGGATCAGCACCCAGCGCGTTTGATCGATGCGCATGGCCGACGTCTTGCCCAACGCGCGGCGGTGCGCAGCCAGCCGGTCCGCGCCGATGCCCTCGAATTCGTGCGGATTGCGCGCCCCGCGCAGCCCGATGTAGACGTCGGCCCATTCCATGCCGTACGCCTGTATCTCAGGCACCCACTCGATCTGCTCCATCGTGCCGTGGCGCATCAATTCGCGTTCCAGGTACGCGGATACGAACTCGACCTGCGGCAGCGCGCCCGCCCGGACCGCCTGGCTGTATACGCCCGTCACGAGCGGCAGCGTTTCCGTCTCCATCATGGTGATAAAAACACGCTCGCCCGGCTGCGTCCGCGTCGAATAGTTAACAAGGATATCCGCCAGCTGCATCCAGCGTGGATCGGTCATCGTATCGTCCTTTGCGTTTCCATCATTCCGTAAATGCTACAGCTTGCCGTGCGCCCAATCGGGCAGCAGGTCCAGCAGCGTCTGGCTGATCGGCATCTCTTGCAGCACGGTATACGCCGCTGCCGGATTCAACACGCCGCGCTCGGTGATGATGCCGCGCACCAGTTCTGGCGGCGTTACGTCGAACAGCGGCCCGACCACCGGCGCTTCGGGATATTCATCCTCGTCCAGCACGTCCTCGCGCGGGATCGGATCGACGCGGAACGGCAGACCCAGCAGCGTCGCCGTATCGAACTTGAGCGTATCGGCGGCGATGTAAAACGGCACGCCATGCGCCTTCGCCACCAACGCGGTCGGATACGTGCCCAGCTTGCACAGCGTCTCACCTGTCGCCGCGACGGAATCTGCGCCGACCATCACCACGTCGCTCTGCGGGACCAGCACGCCAATCGCCGCGTCGATGCTGACTTCGACCGGGATGCCGTACTCGATCATACGCTCGACCGTCCACAGCCCTTCGTTGGCGGGGCGCGACTCGGTAACGATCACCCGCAGGCGCTTCCCCTGGTCGTGCGCGGCCTTGATCACGCGCCATACGGTCGAACTCATGCTGTACATGAACAGCGTGTCGCCGTCCTTCAGCAGTTCCGCGCCACAGCGCGCGACGCGGCCCAGCGCGTCTTCGACGAACTGCAAAAAGTCCGCGATAGTTTCCAGCAAATGCGCCCGGAGTGTAACGAGATCCTCCCCGCCGGCGCGGCTTGCTTCCACCTGCTTCATGACGCGGTGTAGCGCGTTCAGCGGCGGCGCAAAGGACGGCAGCGCAGCGAACAGTGCGAGCGCAGCGGCTTCGACTTCCGCCGCAAGCGCCTCGCCCGTCGTTGCCGGGCTGCTGTCGATCACCTCGCGCACGGCCTGGCTCACTTCTTTCGCGGTGTCGGCAGCGCCGCCGATCACGTCGGCGTGAATACGCTCGATCACCCGCCCTACTGCCGGGTGGTGTGCCATACGTTTTTTGCCCTTTCGTCGTGGCGGCGGCCCGCCCTTCACCTTACACGGGCCGCCGCGCCCGCCTGTCAACCCTGACCTTGCAGCCAGGAGAAAAAGTCGTGCAGTTTCAAAAACAGTCCGCTTTGGTAGAGCGTTTCGTACGAGGCTTTGAACAGTTCAAAACTCCGCCCATACGCCTGCCTGGCATCCGATCCAGGCGTATAGGTTTCAGCCAGGCGGCTCAACGCCCGCACGCCATCCGCCGCGCTGCTGAAGATTCCCGTGCCCAGCCCGGCGCAGATCGCCGCGCCAACCGCCGCCGCGTTGCTGGTGCTGGAGCGCGTCACGGGGCGCTGCAAGATGTCCGCGTGAAGCTGACACCAAAACGGCGATTTACTCCCCCCGCCGGAAAGATACACCGTGCGAACCGGCGTGCCGCCCGCCTCCATGTGTTCCAGAATCCAGCGGCTTTCGTAACACATACCTTCCAGCATGGCGCGGATCACGTCCGCGCGGGTGTGCGTGATGTGCAGTCCCAGCAGCGCCCCGCTGCCCTGAGGAAAGTTGATCGGCGCGGTCGTGCCGTTGAAGGTCGGCAGGAATACGAGTCCCCCCGCGCCGGGCGCGGACGCGCTCGCCTGCTCCACCAGCAGATCGTACGGGCTGCGCTCACCCTGCCGCGCAACCTGGATTTCCGGTTGGGCGAACTCGTCCCGGAACCGCTGGAACACGATCCCCGACGCCTGCGTGTGCCCTTCCATCTCGTACTGATCCGGCAGCGCATGGCACGCACTGGGAATGATCTCGCTCGTATCACGCGCGGGGCCGTCCACTGCCGCCATGACTGCCGTGGCCGTGCCCAGGTTGATCAGCCCCTGCCCCGGTTCGATCATGCCGCTGCCCAACGCCGCGCACTGCTGATCCCCGCCGCCCAATACCAACGGCGTGCCCAGGCGCAGCCCCAGTTCGGCGGCGGCTGCCGGGTTGGAAAGCGTCCCGGCGACCGTGCCCGGCGCAGCCAACCAGGGCAGCAGATCCGCGCGCAACCCCAAACGATCCAGGATCTCTGGCGACCACTGCCGCGAGCGTGAATCCAGCAGGCCGTAAAACGTCGCGGTCGCGTGGTCCAGAGGCGGATCGTCCACGCCCATGCGCGCCATGATCACGCTGGCGATGGGCCACATGCGCCACGCGGCATCCACAAGACCAGGACGCTCACGCGCGAACCAGACCAGTTTGGACAGCGACGATACGAAGTAGATCGGAACGCCCGTGATGTCGTAATACGACAGCGGCTCCATGCGCGCGCGGATCTCGTCCAGGTATGGCACGCCCCGGTGATCCATCCACACCACAAAGTCGTGCAGCGGCGCGCCCGTTTTGTCGACCAACGCGAACGTGCCCCGTTGATGCGAAAACCCGATCCCCGCAATCGATGCCGGATCGATGGCCGCTTGCGCCAGTGCACTGCGTACCGCCTGCACCGTGCCCTGCCAGAACGCTTCGGCGGGCTGTTCCGCCCAGCCGGGCGCGGGCGCGCGCAGCCCGATCTCGACTTCGCCGCTGCCAATCTGACGCCCGTCGGAGGTGACGATCACCGCGCGAACGCCGGTTGTACCCAGGTCAACCGCTAACAGGCTCATGCGTCGAGCGCCTCGTTTTTACGCAGCCGCGCGAACAACAGCGACGTAACGATCACGATCGCGGCCAGGAACAGGTACGATGCGGCGGCAGCTTCGCCCATATTCAGCTTGACGAACGCCAGCCGGTAGATGTAATAGGCGAACGTCTCCGTGGACGATCCCGGCCCGCCGCCGGTCATGATGTACACCAGATCATACGCACGCAGCAAGTCGATCACGCGCAGGATCAGCGCGACCAGGATCACGCTGCGCAGCATGGGAAGTTCCAGATACCAGATGCGTTGGAAGAAGTTCGCGCCGTCAATCGTCGCCGCCTCGAATGGTTCCTCCGGCAGCGACAGGATGCCCGCGTACAGCAGCAGCATCACGAAGGGCGTCCACTGCCACGCATCCACGAAGATCAGCGTGGGCAGTGCCGTCGCCTGTGTCGCCAGCCACGGCTGCCCGCCGATACCGATCACGTCCAGCAGGTAGTTGACGATGCCGAGATCGGGATGCAGCAGCATGCGCCAGATCAGCCCGACGGCGATGGGCGTGATCATCATAGGGATCATCAGGATGGAAACAAAAGCATTCTGATAATGCTTAATGGCGCTCAGAGCGCGGGCAATCGCGTAGCCCAGCCCCAACTCGACAACAACCGCCCAGAACGTGAACCGCAGCGTCACCTCGACCGCGTTCCGCAGCTCGTTGTCCGTAAGTACTTCGTGAAAATTCGTTAGTCCCTGATAAGGCCGGTAAGTCGGGCGACTGAGGACGTAGAAGTAGAGGCTGGTCCGCAGCGAATACACCAGCGGGAAGACCAGCACGAGTAACATCGCCAGGACAGCCGGTAACACGAGCCAGTATCGCGTCGGGATCTTGGGCATTCGCCAAATCCTTATTCCCTGACGGCTTGAAAGCGCATGAGGGAGGAGGTGCGTGTTGCGTACTCCTCCTCCCTTGACTACCGGATACAAACTAGCCGATCAGCGGATCGCCAACCACGAGATCGTTCATTTCCGATGCGGCGTCATCC contains:
- a CDS encoding FGGY-family carbohydrate kinase, coding for MSLLAVDLGTTGVRAVIVTSDGRQIGSGEVEIGLRAPAPGWAEQPAEAFWQGTVQAVRSALAQAAIDPASIAGIGFSHQRGTFALVDKTGAPLHDFVVWMDHRGVPYLDEIRARMEPLSYYDITGVPIYFVSSLSKLVWFARERPGLVDAAWRMWPIASVIMARMGVDDPPLDHATATFYGLLDSRSRQWSPEILDRLGLRADLLPWLAAPGTVAGTLSNPAAAAELGLRLGTPLVLGGGDQQCAALGSGMIEPGQGLINLGTATAVMAAVDGPARDTSEIIPSACHALPDQYEMEGHTQASGIVFQRFRDEFAQPEIQVARQGERSPYDLLVEQASASAPGAGGLVFLPTFNGTTAPINFPQGSGALLGLHITHTRADVIRAMLEGMCYESRWILEHMEAGGTPVRTVYLSGGGSKSPFWCQLHADILQRPVTRSSTSNAAAVGAAICAGLGTGIFSSAADGVRALSRLAETYTPGSDARQAYGRSFELFKASYETLYQSGLFLKLHDFFSWLQGQG
- a CDS encoding LacI family DNA-binding transcriptional regulator, translating into MMPLFGPETDEQSEISIADVAKAAGVSISTVSRVLNNKPDVAKKTRVRVQRVINELGYTPYVQTVQQSKTNTISLHYPLLSQTRLEVTDIELDFILGASSAAGEENFALNLLTRDLSAPEMLDLYRTGQLRGIVLMETTLEDWRVQLLRSSDCPFVMIGRCADNKDLSYIDLDLEGAVIQAFEHLIALGHQQIGFLGFPASKHERELSSAHWLQTGYERVARQYSLPLYYRHVDFGVQYAYQAACDLLDEAPDLTAMVMAYSGTVVGLIRALQERNRSVPKDFSIVGIGPGKIANLLHPLLSSVDFPFHQVGYQAAKMLMHQIAEGTSGVQQILVPPQLVVRETSGRFQKEV
- a CDS encoding translation initiation factor eIF-2B — encoded protein: MAHHPAVGRVIERIHADVIGGAADTAKEVSQAVREVIDSSPATTGEALAAEVEAAALALFAALPSFAPPLNALHRVMKQVEASRAGGEDLVTLRAHLLETIADFLQFVEDALGRVARCGAELLKDGDTLFMYSMSSTVWRVIKAAHDQGKRLRVIVTESRPANEGLWTVERMIEYGIPVEVSIDAAIGVLVPQSDVVMVGADSVAATGETLCKLGTYPTALVAKAHGVPFYIAADTLKFDTATLLGLPFRVDPIPREDVLDEDEYPEAPVVGPLFDVTPPELVRGIITERGVLNPAAAYTVLQEMPISQTLLDLLPDWAHGKL
- a CDS encoding ABC transporter substrate-binding protein codes for the protein MKKLTLVLVTLFVVLALVGPAFGSISRADARRATTITYLASQDWIKQSELDLAAKFEDETGIHIDYQIIPSDQYFSVLQTKLNTGEAPDIFGGQSGKTDLAVNYDITKNGVDLSDEEWVARQDPLVTDQVTVDGKVYGMTLWDTSASWIIVYNKEIFADLGLSVPTTYEEFKAVCQAILDADIAPIYEPISDGWHHVLWFPELGPRYEEMTPGLADELNANEAIFADDATMLTALTQLKEMYDLGFFGEFAMADAYADGPEFMANGEYAMTVRQSAFVNIVETEFGVPASTFGFFVMPLADNQLLNVNPAGPSKFIYSGSEHIEEAKEYLRFLARPENLQYMIDNTPEFASLNFTGVTSKYSEEEQAFFDAYADKRGTVYQTAVNYLNPQWMEIGQDLSAMFIGDIEPIDVLQHIDERRADMAQAAQDPAWAE
- a CDS encoding carbohydrate ABC transporter permease, with the protein product MPKIPTRYWLVLPAVLAMLLVLVFPLVYSLRTSLYFYVLSRPTYRPYQGLTNFHEVLTDNELRNAVEVTLRFTFWAVVVELGLGYAIARALSAIKHYQNAFVSILMIPMMITPIAVGLIWRMLLHPDLGIVNYLLDVIGIGGQPWLATQATALPTLIFVDAWQWTPFVMLLLYAGILSLPEEPFEAATIDGANFFQRIWYLELPMLRSVILVALILRVIDLLRAYDLVYIMTGGGPGSSTETFAYYIYRLAFVKLNMGEAAAASYLFLAAIVIVTSLLFARLRKNEALDA
- a CDS encoding aminopeptidase, coding for MTDPRWMQLADILVNYSTRTQPGERVFITMMETETLPLVTGVYSQAVRAGALPQVEFVSAYLERELMRHGTMEQIEWVPEIQAYGMEWADVYIGLRGARNPHEFEGIGADRLAAHRRALGKTSAMRIDQTRWVLIRVPNESFAQAAGTSLDDMMEFFFSATLRDWAEEARRYRELKDVFEAAQQVRIVGRETDITFSTRGRTYEVGDGTLNMPDGEIFTAPVDDSAEGQIFFEFPGVSSGKLIPGIRLEFKGGEVVRATADDNQDLLDRIVHMDDGARRLGEFGVGTNFGIDRYSYDILYDEKIGGTIHLALGRAYHECGGINQSALHWDIVKDLRGEGAIYLDGRMVLENGVFLV